A single genomic interval of Roseovarius arcticus harbors:
- a CDS encoding NAD-dependent succinate-semialdehyde dehydrogenase codes for MKETTMTYQSFNPATGKLLKKFEELSDAQLETKLAKANECFAQWKKTSFAERAKIIGKAGELLHERVEELAKTMTLEMGKRIDEARGEVEFSANIMAYYAKNAESFLADTELNPELGDGHMESSPIGVVFGVEPWNFPYYQLARVAGPHLMAGNVLVIKHAGIVPQCAIAFEKVLTDAGAPEGLYTNLMISHDQSDKVVADPRIKGVALTGSVAAGRSIAAGAGQALKPSSMELGGADAFIVLEDADMEHALKWAVWGRMYNAGQTCVASKRFIIVESVADAFIEKFQAGLAALEAGDPLDEKTTLGPLSTEQALVDLLKQVDVAEKHGATVVMGGKRLNRAGSYMQPTILTDVTPDNPAYRDEFFGPVAMIFRVKDEAAAIALANDSDFGLGGSVFTGDLERGKRVASAVETGMMFINNINWLDADLPFGGIKNSGYGRELGDMGIQQFVNKKLVRYVKADAPA; via the coding sequence ATCAAGGAGACAACAATGACCTACCAAAGTTTCAATCCTGCAACAGGCAAGCTGTTGAAGAAGTTCGAAGAACTATCCGACGCACAGTTGGAAACCAAGCTGGCCAAGGCGAACGAGTGCTTCGCCCAATGGAAAAAGACGTCCTTTGCGGAGCGCGCCAAGATCATCGGCAAAGCAGGTGAACTGCTGCACGAGCGAGTCGAGGAATTGGCCAAGACGATGACCCTAGAAATGGGCAAACGGATTGACGAGGCCCGCGGCGAAGTTGAATTCTCGGCCAATATTATGGCCTATTACGCCAAGAATGCGGAAAGCTTTCTGGCCGATACCGAGCTGAACCCGGAACTGGGCGACGGTCATATGGAAAGCAGCCCGATTGGTGTCGTCTTTGGCGTCGAGCCGTGGAACTTTCCCTATTATCAGTTGGCCCGCGTCGCTGGTCCGCACCTGATGGCCGGCAATGTCCTCGTCATCAAACACGCAGGCATTGTGCCGCAATGCGCGATTGCGTTTGAAAAGGTTCTGACCGACGCAGGCGCACCCGAAGGCCTTTATACCAACCTGATGATTAGTCACGATCAGTCGGACAAGGTTGTCGCTGACCCCCGCATCAAGGGCGTTGCGCTGACAGGTAGTGTTGCCGCGGGCCGCAGTATTGCTGCGGGTGCCGGTCAGGCGTTGAAGCCATCGTCGATGGAGCTTGGTGGCGCAGATGCCTTTATCGTTCTGGAAGACGCGGACATGGAACACGCGCTGAAATGGGCCGTCTGGGGCAGGATGTACAACGCTGGGCAGACCTGTGTCGCGTCCAAGCGGTTCATCATCGTGGAAAGCGTCGCCGACGCGTTCATCGAGAAGTTCCAAGCGGGTCTTGCAGCACTCGAAGCGGGCGATCCGCTGGATGAGAAAACCACGCTTGGTCCGCTCTCGACTGAACAGGCGCTGGTCGATCTGCTCAAACAGGTCGATGTTGCGGAGAAACATGGTGCCACCGTCGTTATGGGTGGCAAACGGCTGAACCGTGCGGGCAGCTACATGCAGCCGACGATCCTGACGGATGTGACGCCCGACAACCCAGCCTACCGTGACGAGTTCTTCGGCCCCGTGGCGATGATTTTTCGGGTTAAGGACGAGGCTGCGGCGATCGCGCTGGCAAATGACAGCGACTTCGGCCTTGGCGGGTCGGTGTTCACCGGCGATCTCGAGCGCGGCAAGCGGGTCGCGAGCGCGGTGGAGACTGGCATGATGTTCATCAACAACATCAACTGGCTGGACGCAGATCTGCCTTTCGGCGGCATTAAGAATTCCGGTTATGGCCGCGAATTGGGCGACATGGGCATCCAGCAGTTCGTGAATAAAAAGCTGGTGCGCTACGTCAAAGCCGACGCACCAGCCTGA
- a CDS encoding STAS/SEC14 domain-containing protein, producing MKPIVITKDKNVLRVQINQSLSKDMVSTLRGEIDGFINEHDHIPNLVISCMTAPRWDSLRAFADYVDMVHDHHKLIKKVALVGDNAMFSVLPKLVDHFVGAKLRHFKKEDLTGAVEWANEPGDAAGAAFHLLDGFPSDVIAMEAVGEISSRDYDVVVVPLIEQKLKEHDKLKLFFKLGTAFESYSMGAAWDDLRLGLKHPLSFSKMRPRHRR from the coding sequence ATGAAGCCCATCGTCATCACAAAGGACAAGAACGTCCTGAGAGTGCAGATTAACCAGTCCCTAAGCAAGGATATGGTTTCAACGCTGAGAGGAGAGATCGACGGGTTCATAAATGAACACGATCACATTCCGAACTTGGTTATTTCATGCATGACAGCGCCGCGTTGGGACAGTCTACGCGCGTTCGCGGATTACGTGGATATGGTTCATGATCACCATAAGCTGATCAAGAAAGTCGCGCTCGTCGGCGACAACGCGATGTTTTCGGTGCTTCCGAAACTTGTAGATCACTTTGTTGGTGCGAAACTCCGTCATTTTAAGAAAGAAGATCTCACCGGAGCGGTTGAATGGGCCAACGAGCCGGGCGACGCTGCGGGCGCAGCATTTCACTTACTTGACGGTTTTCCAAGCGATGTGATTGCGATGGAGGCTGTGGGCGAGATTTCCAGCCGCGATTACGACGTAGTGGTGGTCCCGCTGATCGAACAAAAACTAAAAGAACACGACAAGCTAAAGCTCTTTTTCAAACTCGGCACAGCATTTGAATCCTACAGTATGGGCGCAGCATGGGATGATCTGCGGCTCGGGCTAAAACACCCACTCAGCTTTTCAAAAATGCGCCCTCGTCACAGACGCTGA
- a CDS encoding 3-ketoacyl-ACP reductase, whose amino-acid sequence MINTDIHARLVALDAHLSKIEGQLRSKANADSDHLATNQELRDRYVALSAQVGREETDAEKMGHHVSALEHSVRMWMDRRGTGIS is encoded by the coding sequence ATGATCAACACCGATATCCACGCCAGACTTGTAGCGCTCGACGCGCATCTCTCAAAAATCGAGGGCCAATTGCGGAGTAAGGCGAACGCCGACTCCGATCATTTGGCCACGAACCAAGAACTGCGTGACCGCTACGTCGCCCTTAGCGCACAGGTCGGGCGCGAAGAAACAGACGCCGAAAAAATGGGGCATCACGTCAGCGCCTTGGAGCATTCCGTGAGGATGTGGATGGACCGCCGGGGCACTGGCATCTCATGA
- a CDS encoding phospholipase D-like domain-containing protein, which produces MISDVLIFLFWIAGAVVLVAVASWLAHRSYRRFLQKACGPASSALPCVVPATPLDALIGPMEHKHPGKSGLTLLLDNKEAFTARAQSAVQAGRSLDLMYYIWSTDTAGWLLIDALVMAAERGVRIRLLLDDVNVQGFDRTFLALTQHPLIEVRLFNPTRNRGRALRRMAEMLLGLARFNRRMHGKMWIADGRLAIIGGRNIGDTYFSANNRTRSSVDADVMFVGPKVAEVSEVFDSYWNLGLSLPIASLWPAFSPNPRAFRKRLARHTRSTPSCAFIAKVQSGNSSSSFLSDRLYWTDKVQLLADPPDKAYDLHTTPWMDTAIASVMESAKSDVQLITPYFVPGASGLANLTELMARGVTVSLITNALSTTDMIAVYGAYRHFRDPLLAAGASVYEFSKPASTGLERDVVHSKVFMIDGKQGIVGSLNFDLRSAYINTELGLLFEGPPLLAELRGMFDTLSSPEQAYQVTQTDHALHWDITRPGLPSVMTVEPESGWSRRAISWIVGQLPIKKYL; this is translated from the coding sequence ATGATATCCGATGTCCTGATTTTTCTGTTCTGGATCGCTGGCGCAGTGGTTCTGGTGGCAGTAGCGTCCTGGTTGGCACACCGCTCGTATCGCCGCTTCTTGCAAAAAGCGTGTGGGCCTGCCTCAAGTGCTCTACCTTGTGTTGTGCCAGCCACGCCGCTCGATGCGCTAATTGGCCCGATGGAACACAAGCATCCGGGGAAATCCGGGTTGACGCTTCTATTGGACAATAAGGAAGCGTTTACGGCCCGCGCTCAGTCTGCGGTGCAGGCAGGGCGCAGCCTCGATCTAATGTACTACATCTGGAGCACTGACACGGCAGGGTGGTTGCTGATCGACGCGCTTGTGATGGCTGCAGAACGGGGTGTGCGCATCCGTCTGCTGCTGGATGATGTCAATGTGCAGGGGTTTGATCGCACGTTTCTTGCCCTGACGCAGCATCCACTGATCGAGGTACGCCTGTTTAACCCGACGCGGAATCGTGGCCGAGCGCTGCGCCGCATGGCTGAGATGCTCTTGGGTTTGGCGCGCTTCAACCGACGTATGCACGGTAAAATGTGGATCGCCGATGGGCGGCTGGCGATTATTGGTGGCCGCAATATTGGCGATACTTATTTCAGTGCGAACAATCGAACCCGCAGTTCGGTTGATGCAGACGTGATGTTCGTAGGCCCGAAAGTGGCCGAGGTGTCAGAAGTGTTCGACAGCTATTGGAATCTTGGCCTGTCCTTACCTATCGCGTCACTCTGGCCTGCCTTCAGTCCGAACCCCCGTGCCTTTCGCAAGAGACTGGCGCGACACACTCGGTCTACTCCGTCATGCGCATTTATTGCGAAGGTCCAGAGTGGAAATTCCTCGAGTAGCTTTCTGAGTGACCGCCTATATTGGACGGACAAGGTGCAACTGCTCGCGGATCCACCCGACAAGGCGTATGATCTGCATACAACCCCTTGGATGGATACCGCGATCGCCTCGGTAATGGAGAGCGCAAAATCCGACGTGCAATTGATCACGCCGTACTTTGTCCCAGGTGCTTCCGGACTTGCAAATCTCACTGAATTGATGGCGCGCGGGGTTACGGTTTCCTTGATCACGAATGCTTTGTCGACAACGGACATGATTGCGGTTTACGGGGCTTACCGCCATTTCCGTGATCCGTTGCTAGCTGCTGGGGCCAGTGTTTATGAATTCTCCAAACCTGCATCGACGGGCCTTGAACGCGATGTCGTTCATTCCAAAGTGTTCATGATTGATGGAAAGCAAGGCATTGTGGGGTCGCTGAACTTTGATTTGCGATCGGCCTATATCAACACTGAGCTAGGGTTGCTGTTCGAGGGGCCACCTTTGTTGGCTGAACTGCGCGGCATGTTCGACACGCTATCGTCACCTGAACAAGCATACCAAGTTACCCAAACGGACCATGCCTTGCACTGGGACATCACGCGTCCGGGGCTGCCGAGCGTGATGACGGTTGAGCCAGAATCCGGTTGGTCAAGGCGTGCGATATCCTGGATCGTGGGGCAGTTGCCGATAAAGAAATATCTGTGA